From a single Aspergillus puulaauensis MK2 DNA, chromosome 2, nearly complete sequence genomic region:
- a CDS encoding DUF3632 domain-containing protein (InterPro:IPR022085;~PFAM:PF12311;~TransMembrane:2 (i192-211o223-240i)) has product MSEPSSNHEVGGYTTRNAFRILKRYIESEERFAMEGTCEELYQMISQDVPADKQRSTSQSIQPQDRVAEDVSSQDETSQSQANQGCRSKSDHILSEAILCVSLDIPYNHEAQTKLLHLARELSMCDILNKTHGRSIMVSGNSVRGPRTYRDYDYFRYVGMPYLHQEAGRYVNGSISNEAEATRTLNATAFQARLASAGCLNTIASMIWDMMGLEWDNSPRESTLIKVVSVWVIYAGYFFFNKMVIDPMPVNEDNQRMFKAVRLYQGPIFGLERWNFWQEQLLRSSQDPSVTAEARDMGLRAADLMAALSRNIR; this is encoded by the exons ATGTCGGAACCATCCTCCAACCATGAAGTCGGTGGCTATACGACCAGAAATGCATTCCGCATTCTCAAACGGTACATAGAGTCCGAGGAAAGATTTGCCATGGAAGGCACTTGCGAGGAGCTGTATCAAATGATTTCACAGGATGTACCTGCCGACAAGCAGCGCAGCACCTCTCAAAGCATTCAGCCCCAGGATAGAGTTGCTGAGGATGTGAGCAGCCAGGACGAAACATCTCAAAGCCAAGCGAACCAAGGCTGTCGGTCAAAGAGTGATCACATCCTCAGCGAGGCCATTCTGTGCGTTTCACTGGACATTCCGTACAACCACGAGGCGCAGACTAAGCTTCTACATCTTGCCCGGGAGCTGTCGATGTGCGATATTCTGAACAAGACACACGGAAGGTCAATCATGGTCTCCGGTAATTCTGTCAGAGGGCCGCGCACATATCGGGATTACGACTATTTTCGATACGTGGGCATGCCATACCTTCATCAGGAGGCTGGCCGATATGTTAATG GCTCTATCTCCAATGAAGCCGAAGCAACAAGGACTCTGAACGCCACTGCTTTCCAGGCTCGGCTGGCGTCTGCTGGGTGTCTGAATACTATTGCCTCGATGATCTGGGACATGATGGGCCTGGAGTGGGACAACTCGCCTCGCGAGAGCACTTTGATTAAAGTCGTGTCCGTCTGGGTAATATATGCCGGGTACTTTTTCTTCAACAAGATGGTCATTGACCCAATGCCTGTCAACGAGGATAACCAGCGGATGTTTAAGGCGGTGCGTCTTTATCAGGGCCCAATTTTTGGTCTCGAGCGTTGGAACTTCTGGCAGGAACAACTGCTTCGTTCCTCCCAAGACCCCAGTGTCACAGCAGAGGCCCGCGATATGGGGCTCCGAGCCGCCGATTTAATGGCAGCTCTGTCGCGCAACATCCGGTGA